CAACTGAGCGAGCGCGTCGGGCCGGACCAGCTCGCGATGCAGCGGCCCCCGGTCCGTGAGCGTGAGCCGCACCGCGTGGCCTTCCAGCTCCGCCGAGCAGTCCGCGTCCACCCGCTCCAGCAGGGCGGCCACGAGCGCATCGAGCGAGGCGAGCCCCGTGAGGGGAACCTCCAGCCGATGCCAGCGCACGGTGTCCACCGGGACGAACCGGCGGCGCGTGCGTCCGTCCTCGACCTCCACCAGCACACAGCCGCGCTCGCCCGTCTCGTTGACGTGCCGGCCCTGCGGGTTGCCCGGGTAGACGGCCACCGCGCCACCGGGGAGCGGGTACTCGGCGCGGGTGTGCACATGGCCCAGCGCCCAATAATCGAGCCCCCGCGCGGCCAGGTCCTCCAGCGTACAGGGCGCGTAGTTGGCATGGCCCTCCACGCCGCCCAGGTTCGCGTGCAGCAGGCCCACCGTGAAGTCCGGTGCCGTGCGGCCAAAGCGTGCCGAGAGGTTCTCGCGCACCTCCGCGTCTGGATAGGAGATGCCCTGTACCCGGCACACGAGCCGCCCCTCGCGGCGGACCTCGGCCTCTTCCCACCCGGCGCCGAACACCTTCACCGATTCCGGCAGGCCGAGGGCGCCCGTGTCCCCGCTCAGGGGATCATGGTTGCCATGGACGATGAAGGTCTGGATGCCCGCCACGTGCAGCCGCTCCAGCTCGCGCCGGAGTGCCAGCCGGGCGCGCACCGAGCGATCCTTCATGTCGAAGAGATCCCCGGCGAGCAGCAGGAAGGCCACGCGCTCGCGCAGGCACAGGTCCACGATGCGGGAGAAGGCCCGGAAGGTGGCTTGCTGGAACGCGCCCAGGAGCCCCGAGTCGACGGGCACGCCCCGAAAGGGAGTATCCAGATGCAGATCGGCGGCGTGGACGAACTTGAAGTGCATCGCGAGGGCGCACAGTAGCCGCCCCTGGGAGGGCATTCACCTTCCCCGCCCCTGGATGCCTCCTCGCCGACTCAGCGCCTGGGCTGACGCCTCGTGGCGATTCCATTCGCCAGGCGCACCTGCTGCTTCCAGTGGCCATACAGGCGGCCTTGCGACGCCAGGCGATCCAACTCCCGCCGGGTCTCGTCGTCCACCGAGCCCGGGGGCGCGTCGCGGTAGGGCGTTCCCGGCAGCGGCATGAACGTATGACCATGAACCTTCGCGCCCACGTGCGCCAGGCGCCGCATCAACTCGAGGGTCGCCCGGACATCCTCGGGAGTCTCCCCCGGCAGGCCGAGGATGAAGTCCACGTTGGGCACGAAGCCCCACTCCACCGCCAGACTCGCCGCCCGCACCACCGTCTCCACGTCATGGCCCCGGCGCGTCTCCTGGAGGATGCGCTCGCTGCCGGACTGGCCCCCGATGATGAGGTTGTCGTTGTCCACGTAGCGCTTGAGCAGGGCCAGCGCCTCGGGCGTCACGTGCTCGGGCCGCACCTCCGAGGGGAACGTGCCATAGAACACCCGCCCCTCGGGGCCCATCGCCTCGCGCACCGCGGCGAGCATCCGCTCCACGGCTTCCAGGTTCATCGACTCGTCCTGGGTGCCGTAGGACATGGAGGTGGGAGTGATGAAGCGCACGTCCCGCTTGCCCGCTTCGCGCAGCACACGCGTCCAGTGGGCGATGTTCTCCACGGTGCGGTGCCGGAAGCGCGCCTTGTTCAGGAAGGGCGTCTGGCAGAACCGGCACGCGTAGATGCACCCGCGCGTGATCTCGATGGCGCCGAACTTCATGTTCCTCGCCGCGAAGGGTGGGTAGTGGTCGAGCACCACGCCCTCGCCCCGGCCCCGAGGCACCACGCGTCCCTCCACGAGCTGGGAGAAGCCCCGCGTCTGCCGGGGATCTTCCCCGCGCATCATCCGGCCGAGCAGGTCCAGGAGGATGGCCTCGCCCTCACCCACCGCCACGAGATCGAAGCCCGCCTGGAGCGTCTGTTCCGTCTCGGCGGTGGCGTGCACTCCGCCCGAGATGCACAACACCTCGCGCCCCTCCAGCCGCTCACGCAGCCAGGCGAGTTCCTCCGCCGCCGCGGGGAAGCTCGCCGAGTAGAAGGACCACGCCACGACCACCTGGTAGCCCTCGTCGAGGCACTCGCGCACCGAGGCCAGCAGGGAGTCCCGGTCCCGGGGGAAACGCAGGGCCACTTCCCGCCCCACCGGATCTGACTCCACCGCACCCGCGAGGACGGTGAGGGCGTACTTGCCCGGGTACTGGTAGCTCAGGACGAGCGCGACCTTGTTCGTGGAGGACATCGCCCACGAACCTTAACACGCGCTCCCGCTCAGGAACGGTGACGCTCGGCCACGTGGTAGAGCTGGGTGAGGGAGCAGTCCAGCAGCGACTGGCACGAGCGCATGTAGTGATGTGCCCGGACAAAGGGCAACCAGACGCGCCTGCCCACGAGCACCTGGGCCTCCTCGAGCTTCCGGCGCGGAATCCATTGGCCGCCCAGGCGGCGCACCAGCACTTCACCGAGGTAGGCGCCAATGGCGGGTACGGCGTGCGCTTCGATGTTCTGCCGCTCGAACACCCTCGGGAACTCCTCGTGCCAGAATTGGTAGTCCACGTCCGTCAGCGACTCGGGCGTCGCCTCGAAGACGGAAGGCACCTTCGTGTGCATCAACGCCACCAGGTGCTCGGCGAGGTCGCTGTAATGCTCGCGAGCCGCTTCCGGGTCGTCCACGTCCGGAGGCAGGGCGGCATCGGCGGGGCGCCACTCCACGGGCTCTGGCGGTTGGTACATGTTGAACCCGGCGATCTTCCGCTGGCGCTCATGAATGGCGACGCCATCCACCACGCGTGAGAGGAGCGGAGCCACGTCCGGATGGAAGCGGGGTTGCACGGGGGCGAGCGCGGCGCTGCGCTCGCGCAAGGTGCGCAGCACGGTGGCGTAGTCGAGGTCCGGCCGGAGATGCACATGGGCACGCGCTTGAGCCTCACGCGCCTCCTCGCTCGCGAAGTCCACGGCGGTAGGCCGGAGCACCATAAGCACGGAGCCGTTGGGGAGTTCCTCCAACCGATGTGCTGGAGTGGACAGCATGCGCTCGCGCCCAACAGCTTCCACCAGTTGGGGGCCGAAGACGTTGAGCCAGGACACCTCATAGATCTTGTCGAACCCATCCCGGATGGAGGTCTGCATATCGCGACCGTAGAGAGGAGCACCAGACAGTTGATCGTCCGCCAGACCATGGGCGGAGGCATGAGCAACCGGGTAGTGAGAGGCCCAGTGCCGCACCATCTCCACGAACTGGTGACAGCGCCCCTCCTCCTTGAAGAAGGAGAGAGGCTTCACATTGATCGCGATGTCCAGCTCGCAAGGCCGCGGTGGAAGCCAAAGCCAGAGCGACATATCCAATGCGGGCCACTCCGTCCGGTAGAGCCCGAGAGCCGTGCTGTCCCCATCGCGCCGCTCCTCCAGCGCCTTCCAGAAAGAAGGGCGGGAGTACTTGCGCCTCCGCTTGCCTTTGACGACGTCCGGCATCCACCCATCGGCGAACTTCTCGAGGGCTTGGAGGAAGTGCTCCAGTGCTCGTTCTAGTGCCACCCGCGAGTCGAAATCACCTTTGAACTCGAACTGTAGACCGTCCTCGCCCTTCACACCGTGAAGATCCAGCACCTTCATTGGAAGAACACCTCCACTTCCGGCACTCTCTCCTGCGTCTTGCTCAAGGCGGCCCTCATGTTTCTGACGTTCGCTGGTTTGAGTTCACCGCCCTCATAAATGAGGCGGACTCTAGGGATCAGCACCGTGCTGTCGCCACGAAGAAGGGATTGGAGGGAGTCTCGGCGGATGTCCACGGTCTCACCGTATTTTCGCAGAGCCTCCCTCGCGTCCTCTACCATCTGCGCCGTCAACGCGTCCCTGTCCATGCCCGAGAGATCTCGGCTCTTGAAGCTGAATGTCTCGACACGAGGCGGCCGTCCAGCCGACTCGCCTTCTTCAATGACGAGCACATCCGCATAGCGCAAGCCAGGTCCCTGCTTCCACACCCCTACATTCGCCTCGACACGAGGCCTGTCGAAGTCCCCGAGAAAGCGGCGATGGGCCCGGGGCAGGAGCGCGTCCTCGCGCAGTGCCTTCACCATGAGGCGCTCGAAGGTCAGCCCCCGGGCGAACCATCCCCACATCCGCTCATAGTTCTCCCATCGCAGGGGCCCCTTGGTGCTCTTGCCCTCCTTGAGTTCCCCCAGACGTTTCTCGTAGTACTCGACGTACTCGCGCCAGCGTGGATTGCCTTGGGCCTCGGGCGGTGGGACATCGAGGGAGGGACGTTGCCGCTCCAGCACCGTCACGTCCCTGGACAGGCGCGGGCCCGTGGCCTCCCACTCCACCCGTGCCAGTTTGGCTTCCACCACTTCCCGGGTGAGGCCCACGTGCTCGTCCACCAACGAGGCCAGGCCCCCGGCACGCACCGCACCACGCCCCACTTCCGAGGAACCCGTGGCCCCGGGCCTGGCCTTGGACATCAGCGCCTGCGCCCTGGCCACATCGCCTCGGGCCTCGCGTAGCGCCAGGGCTGCGTCCACGCCCCCCACGGCCACGAAGCGGCCCGCCTCCCGGCGGGCTCGGATGTCCCGGGCCAACTCGCGCATCCCCTCCCCACCCAGCAGCCCCTCCAAACGCCGCGCCACCGCCCCAAGGCTCCTCAACCGCAGTTCCACGGACTGAAGCCTGTTCAAAGAATGCGTCCCGCCCACCTCGATGCCACGCGCCTCGGACAGGACACGCAGGCTCCGGCCTCCCGCATACAGCGCTCCCAGCAGCATCGCGGGCGCGAGTTCGCGTGTGGCTCGCTCGTACTGGCCCTGGGAGAGCGAGGAGATGCCCTGGCCCGTGCCAGCCACCAGGTAGTAGAAGCCCAGCGGCACACCGAACGTCGCCGCATCGAGGCTTCCCACCGCCACGCTCCCGGGAGCGAAGTGCCTGAGCGCCAGGGCTCGCTCCACCTCGTGGAGGGCGTCCCTGTAGGGCGCGGGCAACTGCTCCCGCCGCACGGACAGCTCGGTGTAGCGGGCGCCGTCACTCGCCTGGCTGGTGGACAGGGCATCCCGGGCAGCGCGACCCAGCCCCCGCAGCACGTCACTCGCCTGCTCTCCCCTCTCCGGGTACGCCGAGAGCGACATGCCTCGCGCCTCCAACTCCTCTCGCACGGACGGCATGAGCGCCAACGTCTCACCCAACTGTTTGTCCCGGGCCAACTGCCTCAACAACCCATCCACCTCATCGTCATGGGCCGAGTGCAGGACGAAGAGGGCGAAACCCTCGGCGTAGAAGAGGCCATAACACTCGCTGGCCGCGAGCAGGAAGGCGACACGCTTGCGGTGGAGGACTCCCGCGGCGTCTTCACGCACGGGCCCCAGGGCACCGAGGCGGACAGCGGACCAGTCATCCAACGCCTCCACCAACCGCGGCATGTCCACCCGCTGCTGCAACGCCACGAATTCGCCGGGCGAGGCACATGCCAGGAAGGGCGCCAGCAACGCCTCCGCATCGCCGGAGGACAAATCCGGCCAGCCCGGAGGCACGGGCACGCCCCCACAAGCGAGCGCGCCCCCCGCCCCGCCCTCCGCCCGCGAATCATCCGCTTCAATGGAGAGACCGCCCGCACCTCCCATCGCCCCAGTCAGGATGGGCAGAAAGGAAGAAGACCCGGCGTACAGGTCCATGCCACTCGTTAGACTCCTGGGTGATGCCCCCGTGGCACACCCCGCCAGCAACACGAGCACCGACAGGGCGAGGAGCACCGGGACGACAACTGGCGTCGTGACAGGGCTTCTCGTGGAAATGAATGAACGGGTTCTCATCTGCATGACAAGCGCCTCTCCGGCGGCAGCACCCCCCGAAGAGCACGGTGAGCATGCACGCTGAGGGCGTACTTGCTCGGGTACTGGTAGCTCTTGTTCGTGGAGGACATCGCCCACGAACATTAACACGCGCTTCCACTCAGGAGCGGTGCCGCTCGGCCACGCGGTAGAGCTGGGTGAGGGAGCAGTCCAGCAGCGACTGACACGAGCGCATGTAGTGGTGTGCCCGGACAAAGGGCAACCAGACGCGCCTGCCCACGAGCACCTGGGCCTCCTCGAGCTTCCGGCGCGGAATCCACCGGCCGCCCAGGCGGCGCACCAGCACTTCACCGAGATAGGCGCCAATGGCGGGCACGGCGTGCGCTTCGATGTTCCGCCGCTCGAACACCCTCGGGAATTCCTCGTGCCAGAATTGGTAGTCCACGTCCGTCAGCGACTCGGGCGTTGCCTCGAAGACGGAAGGCACCTTCGTGTGCATCAGCGCCACCAGGTGCTCGGCCAGGTTGCTGTAATGCTCGCGAGCCGCTTCCGGGTCGTCCACGTCCGGAGGCAGGGCAGCATCGGCGGGGTGCCACTCCGAGGGCGCTGGCGGTTGGTACGTGTTGAACCCGGCGATCTTCCGCTGGCGCTCATGAATGGCGACGCCATCCACCACGCGTGAGAGGAGCGGAGCCACGTCCGGGTGGAAGCGGGGTTGCACGGGGGCGAGCGCGGCGCTGCGCTCGCACAAGGTGCGCAGCACGGTGGCGTAGTCGAGGTCCGGCCGGAGATGGACGTGGGCACGCGCTTGAGCCTCACGCGCCTCCTCGCTCGCGAAGTCCGCGGCGGTAGGCCGGGTCACCAGGAGGACGGAGCCGTTGGGGAGTTCCTCGACCCGCCAGGCTGGCGTGGACAGCATGCGCTCACGACCAACGGATTCCACCAACTTCGGGCCGAAGACATTCAGCCAGAAAACCTCGTAGATTTTATCGAACCCGTCCCGGATGGAGGTCTGCATATCGCGGCCAAAGCGGGGAGCGCCAGACAGTTGATCATCCGCCAGACCATGGGCGGAGGCATGAGTAACCGGGTAGTGAGAGGCCCAGTGCCGCACCATCTCCACGAATTGGAGACAGCGCTCAGCCTCGGTGAAGAAAGAGAGAGGCTTCACCTTGATCGCGATGTCCAGCTCGCAAGGCCGCGGTGGAAGCCAAAGCCAGAGAAACATGTCCAATGCGGGCCACTCCGTCCGGTAGAGCCCGAGAGCCGTGCTGTTCCCGTCACGCCGCTCTTCCAGCGCCTTCCAGAAAGAGGGGCGGGAGTACTTGCGCCTCCGCTTGCCGTTGACGACGTCCGGCATCCACCCATCGGCGAACTTCTCGAGGGCTTGGAGGAAGTGCTCCAGTGCTCGTTCCAGCGCCACCCGCGAGTCGAAAGTACCTTTGAAATCGAACCGGAGGCTGTCCTCGCCCTTCACGCTGTGAAAATCCAGCACCTTCATTGGAAGAAGACCTCCACTCCCGGAACTTGCTCCTGAGTCTTGATCAAGGCGGCATCCATGTCTCTGACATCCGATGGTTTGAGTTCACCGCCCTCATAAATGAGGCGGACTCTTGGGACCGGCACCTTGCTGTCGCCACGAAGAAGGGACTGGAGGGAGTCTCGGCGAATGTCCACGGTCTCACCGTATTTTCGCAGAGCCTCCCTCGCGTCCTCTACCATCTGCGCCGTCAAAGACTCTGGCCCCAGTCCCGAGAGGTCTCGGCTCTTGAAGCTGAATGTCTCGACGCGAGGCGGCCGTCCAGCGGACCCGCCCTCTTCAATGACGAGCACATCCGCATAGCGCAAGCCAGGGCCCGGCTTCCACACCCCCACATTCGCCTCGACACGAGGCTTGTTGAAGTCCCCGAGAAAGCGGCGCTGGGCCCGAGGCAAGAGCGCGTCCTCGCGCAGCACCTTCACCATGAGGCGCTCGAAGGTCAGCCCCCGGGCGAACCATCCCCACATCCGCTCGTAGTTCTCCCATCGCAAAGGCCCCTTGGTGCTCTTGCCCTCCTTGAGTTCCCCCAGGCGTCTCTCGTAGTAGTCGACGTACTCACGCCAGCGTGGATTGCCTCGGGCCTCGGGCGGCGGGACCTCATGGGCAGGACGTTGCCGCTCCAGTACTGTCACGTCCCTGGACAGGCGCGGGCCCGTGGCCTCCAACTCCACCCGTGCCAGTTTGGCTTCCACCACTTCCCGGGTGAGGCCCACGTGCTCGTCCACCAACGAGGCCAGGCCCCCGGTACG
Above is a window of Cystobacter fuscus DNA encoding:
- a CDS encoding metallophosphoesterase family protein, which gives rise to MHFKFVHAADLHLDTPFRGVPVDSGLLGAFQQATFRAFSRIVDLCLRERVAFLLLAGDLFDMKDRSVRARLALRRELERLHVAGIQTFIVHGNHDPLSGDTGALGLPESVKVFGAGWEEAEVRREGRLVCRVQGISYPDAEVRENLSARFGRTAPDFTVGLLHANLGGVEGHANYAPCTLEDLAARGLDYWALGHVHTRAEYPLPGGAVAVYPGNPQGRHVNETGERGCVLVEVEDGRTRRRFVPVDTVRWHRLEVPLTGLASLDALVAALLERVDADCSAELEGHAVRLTLTDRGPLHRELVRPDALAQLEAEVREQLARRHPPVLLESLRDASRPALDLAAVRLAGGFSGTLLAEAEALTADPEALAALWAEEEELRALSQRLRRLGVDALEPLRPEWVAEAGTRVVEELHEEEAG
- a CDS encoding TIGR04013 family B12-binding domain/radical SAM domain-containing protein, which translates into the protein MSSTNKVALVLSYQYPGKYALTVLAGAVESDPVGREVALRFPRDRDSLLASVRECLDEGYQVVVAWSFYSASFPAAAEELAWLRERLEGREVLCISGGVHATAETEQTLQAGFDLVAVGEGEAILLDLLGRMMRGEDPRQTRGFSQLVEGRVVPRGRGEGVVLDHYPPFAARNMKFGAIEITRGCIYACRFCQTPFLNKARFRHRTVENIAHWTRVLREAGKRDVRFITPTSMSYGTQDESMNLEAVERMLAAVREAMGPEGRVFYGTFPSEVRPEHVTPEALALLKRYVDNDNLIIGGQSGSERILQETRRGHDVETVVRAASLAVEWGFVPNVDFILGLPGETPEDVRATLELMRRLAHVGAKVHGHTFMPLPGTPYRDAPPGSVDDETRRELDRLASQGRLYGHWKQQVRLANGIATRRQPRR